In Diabrotica undecimpunctata isolate CICGRU chromosome 9, icDiaUnde3, whole genome shotgun sequence, the DNA window TGTATTACAGCACGCGTTATTTTGACAGTAGAGCATGCGCAGATGTGATATTTGGCTTACGCTGCGTTATTGAAAATACGGCCTGCCGTTATTAGGGGAGCCGTTACGCTTTGCGGTATTGGTTGCGCTATTTTCTTTCTTAGGTTATGTTTATTGTTTGTTTCATTTAAACCaagtttgtttgtaaaatttttttcaaaatgagTACATCAGACAGTAGCAAACGGATCAGATTTACGTCTGATGACGATTTGTGTTTGTTAAAACAAGTTTTAGGTCAAAATCCATTGACCTATCCAGAAAATTGGAGGATAGTTCAGGAGAACATGAGGAGTACAACAGGGAAATTCTTTATTATAAGAACTCTTAAAGATCATTTGTTTCTCTTGCTCGATATTTGGAAGAAAAAAACTGAAGCAGACCAGAAAAGGTTTGTTgcgttaataatttttttaacaaataagaCTGATGACAATAAATATATGTCTCTGATCAGAAAAAACacattttgaaagagtagtatacATATTGTATGATATCTAGACTATTTTGTATTcaacaaaatataacaattaaagttttattttagatCAGGAGTAGAAGAAATGTATAGTGAAAGAGACAAATGTTTGCAGGAAATAGCAGATATGTGTGCCGATTTAACTTTGGCACCTCCTCCGAAAAAGAGGAGAGCTATTTCCAAGGAAAAGCAAATTATTGAATTGGGTCGGAAAATGAGGGATAATCATTCCTCAGTATATATAGAAAGTGAGACTAGAGACTCAACACAATTAGTTGAGGTTGATCATAGTTATGGTAAATATTATGCCTTTCTTcttcaaaataatattgtttaacataactatttttcAGTTATTTTACCGGAACATCAAGCTGAAGAGGTGGTTGTAGAAAATGTGGTGGCTGAAGAAGTAGAGTCAATGCAAAATACACCATgttagtatttatttatattaaaacataTATCTTGTCAAACAAATGTAATGTatgaaagatgcaaaaaaatgaTATTCAGAAAATTTGCTTATTTCACTAACTTCTTTCATTATTTTAGATATTCCAAGAACTTTAGGTAAGGCAGAagagaataaaaaacaaataatgggTATGTTAGTTATGtgtaatcaaataaagataagtATTTACACTTTAAATTTTTAGGACCAGTAAAAAGGAGGCAAAATAAAAGTGTGTTGTTGCGTACAAATGGTTTGGACTATTTAAACAGAAAGAATGAAAAAGACTTTAATATAAGAGCCAGGGAATTGgcaatagaagaaaaaaaaactgaattaGAAGAACGAAGGTTAAAGTTAGAAGAGGAAAAACTCAGATTTCAGGAAAAAAAATGGGAGAATGAACATAATGAGACGAAGTTACACAGGGAATTTGAAAGACAAAAGATGAAAGAAGACCTGGCTGAAAAAAGGAGTACTATAGCTCTTATTGAATcacaaacaaaaattatagaatcattattaaaaagattacagAAATATGAAGACTGATGTGTTTCCTAGTTATAGATgtgtaaattttataaataaaaagttaaaatattacatttttattattcctCTATATGTAGATGGTTCTCATGTTTTGGGGTTGTTTTTCTTCTCCTTTTAGTTATAATTTCTCTGTTTCCAACATAATATATAACTTTAGGTATTTGTAATTAAAACACAAATTAAGAATGaactaatatattatataagtaaCAAACAACTGAAAAGAAAATATTGGCCAagcaaaaaatttgaatttacatTGCAACTGTAAGCTATTGCATCTGTAGGTAGTTCTCTAATGTTGGTGGTACAACACCAAAAAACCTGGTGGTTTGACTGCCATACAAGCAAGTATGGCAGTTGTTTAATACAACTCCAACTTTGTACATATCTTGTAAATCTTGTAATAGGAGTTTTTGGTTTTTCTTAAAATCAAGAAATGCAAATTGGGCTAAAACTTTCTGAAACCCCCATTCTACAGCAGTTCTAATAACTTTCATTGAGTTATTAAATGCCTGTTGATGTTGTGGTAAACCCTGTCTATTAGGATATGGACATAAAAGTAAGTTACTTATGGGATAAGCTTGGTCCCCATATAAAACATAATTTCTATTACCAAATGTGGCCACAGCTTCTAACTCATTATATATATTAGATTCCCTAAAAATCCCAGCATCATGTCTTCGTCCAATATATGCTCCTTTTAAATTGATAATAATTCCATCAGGGCACATGATAGATTGGTACTTCAGACAATGTTGTCTTTTGTGACCAGAATAATAATCTTCTTGATTTACTGTTGGTCTGCATATAGCTCTTGTTGTTCCATCTATAAATCCCCAACAGTTTTGAACAGCACCACCTCTTATACGTACAGCCTAAAACATGACACAAAAATTTAATACCTAAGTCACTTTTCCAATGTATAagcttaaaatttaaaagtaGATTTACCTCAGCATACATTTCCATTCGTCCCTCATTTAGCCATGGCACATTTCTCAGATCTGTTAAATGATCTGCATGATTTTCAGAAATAAACGCAAccatataattaataatttgagataatGATTGCGGTGACAAATTGAATAAAAGCTGAAGATCTTTAAGCCTGCTGGGATATGCGAGCCTTCTCAATAATATGCACAGAGCCATCACtcctaaaaacaaaaatgtaagggcataatttcaaaagtaagGTAGAATGCAAATGCACTTACCACTAACAGAGTTTCTAGTATTGGTACGAATAAAATCTGGTAGGCGTAAAGCTCTTGCAAGTGTAGGAATATCTTGCTTGCTAAACCTAAAATTTACTTTTACATCTGCTTCCGACatgttttctaaattaaattcttCATTTTGTGGAAGTAATACATGTTCACCTACAATGTTATTTAAAATGATGAATTCTATATCATCATCATGAGCATTTGCTAAAATAAGTGCTTCTAAATCATAATCCATTTTCAATAATTTGCGAACAAatgacaagaaaacaaacaacgTAAATAACGCAACAGAGTGTGCATAAGTTTAAGCAATATCTCTCTTTGCGATGTGTCAGCCGTATGTCAAAACTGTCAAAATAGCGCGGCGTAAATAATGCAGCGCAGGCACTTGTCAACTTTGCAATAACTCTCTATTATTCTATGGTTAAACCATGAGTCAATATTCTTTGGTTAAACTGTCATTGATAGAAATTTACGATGTGTCTACTCAACCTAACTACAGTAGATATTGGTACACGGATTGAATTTCGTATATTATAAATTATCATACCAATTAAATCCAAACTATTATAATTAtttgaatagaatagaataaagcAATTAGAGTATTATACGAACAAGAAACTTACAGGATCTgtaaaatatgcatttaaaaatagtaaaataaattcaagaaaaataataattggaTTTTAGGGGAAGAAGTATAAATATTGGGCAATTTGCTAATAGAAACATATAACTGACGGTGATATAGACTAAATTGGttatcaaaattttataaaaacttactgaaATGTCTCCTGAAATGGTTACAATTTTGCAATGCGAATGAGCAATGAGGCACTTCAAAAGAAAAGGAATGCCTACTCAAACTAACCACCGTGCGGTTTAAAAATCGGAAATGAATTTTACTAGATAAGAAAAAATGTAAAAGCATGTAAACAGAATATTGGATTAAAAATAAGTTAtataattaaatgaaatatgcatttaattaagtaagaagtTTCTGTTAAGACAAAGAGAGGCTGAAAATCATAGAAAAAGGCGAATATGAATATTTCCCAAAGAAACAGTGAAAAAACACTACAGGAAATTTTATTTGGAAGCTACTCATTTTCTTTCCTTTGGAAAGAATAGATTTGGATACTTTTGAAATTAGATCTGCGTTTATTTAAAGTGTTAAATGAAAAATTGAATCCAATTGCGCAAAAGGTAAACTAAATAAGTCTAAGAATTATTTTGAAGGACCGCAATCTGTCTTGAAATATAACAGAGACAATTctaaacaactttttatgtataCCTACTGTTGATTTTGAATAAAAttcttcgaaaaaaaaaacaactttatttaCATATATACAATATGTTAGTCTATTTATAATCATATTTACACGATATATATCACATTTCTTAACTTTGAAACCCATATTTTGGTTCGCTATTAAAAGGGACCTAGAAAAAGAAAACAATCGGTACTGCTGTTAAAACCAACTTAAACTAAAACATATAGCTAAATTATTATCAATTCTTTAAGAAGTcctagaataaaataaaaatacttaacacGTTCACTGCCAGTGGAAGATTGAAAGCGCACTCACATTGACCCACGCAAAAAGTTGCGGTTGCTTGAACTAATTCTTGTTGGATAAATGCTGGAGAACACCAAcgaataatcagaaaacaaatcTTATTAGCAGTGAACCAGGAAATTATCAACACAAAGTAAATATAAGCATCTAGAGGTGAAAAACAAGagtataacaaaaataatattatcaagAAACAAATTATTGTGATAATTTCTCTTGACACACAGATGAGACATAAGATAAATGAGATAAAACAATAACAGAGAGAAATCGTGATTTTGTATAGACAAAAAAGGAAAACTGTGATAAAAAAATGACCAACGAAAATCCAACAAAGATAATTTTGGCAAAACAACTTTTAATGGTGAAAATTGTGTACTTACTTGCAAATAACTGGAAGAGTTTTTCGATTTGTTAGAATTATTATGCACATTTGGTATTGTTCCCTAAAAAGATAAATAATTGGAGCCCTATAAAatccatctaatttacataccgttgcacgtcattatcattgacagagatcgaagttgacatagttgccaaagtataaaaaaatccattttaaatcaaataggtcacaattattgcaaaaatggattatacaacaaaactaattaatattaatgtaaataaatagaaacaaaacaagagttaaaaaataatcttgttgaAAACAATTTGAGCCTCTTGTaagcgtcgtataaagatgtaaaatagaatacttaaacaaaaccaACACTTTTGTCAtgacttattaacattagtcaacaccgcaattGGCAAAAAAGTGTTatcaatttatgccaaaatatcaccttcgttcgattacagttacagtgtgttccgaacaaatgttcttcataaaaacgctttataatgcatttatacaaattaaatgaaacatattattgtgtatttctttaagttaacattaatagaaatctttaaatattatttctacgcatatataatgtctagtggctgtaatgccagtgtactcggcgaAGTGATTCTacaaaagaacacacctaccgcctaaatatttcgtgttggtatcatgtgacctcacagACTATCATGCGGATGAAGTGCTAcgataagtaaattagatgaagtatatacgACTACGTCCATTAATACGTTATTAAGtaaatacatatattatttttatgaacgctctAGACTCAGTATATCGAAAAGAGATAGGTACAAAAAGAACACTTGGGGAcgttttcatattttaaatacaaatagtgacgtttctggtttgtttacttGGCTGTCAGTTCGTTggattttttgctgttttttgtcCTGTATTTGCATTTAAACtttatttatattacacaaacagttgttttcacaactaattttATACTGGAATTGTTGAATAGAAAACATCAACAcactataaattttaaattatatttttttatttattaatcactaatgacattaaaaaaataatttattaagctACTTCAAACGCAGCTTTAATTCTGCACCAAAGTGTTAAAACAAATCTAACATTTTACATTCTATTACGTCTATTCCGTATAATATAAGCCACTTGCTGTTGCGTGGAGTAAATTTCCGACTTATTTCGTATGTCTTAAATGAAAAATGATGACGCATGGGTAAAGAgccatggactcaactgtatatATTTCTTACCTTATTAATCTCCGGGAAAATGGTGCTAAGATTGAAATTGGTCAATGACGTTCCTACATGATTTAACGAAGGGGAAACTTCAGGATGCTGTATACTGGCTCTGGTGATACCTGGTATTGGCAATAAAGGAGCTGTATTGAAATCGTTTCCTTGCTTCTGGTACAGTGTATTTTTGCAAGGATAAGGGGTAGTTGGGGGAAGAAACGTTGTATGAGATTGAAAATCATCGGGAAGGAGTGGTGAATTCGTGGAACCTTGGATCGGCAACAAAGGATATTCGAAATTTGCTAAACTAGTAGCGTTACCTTGACTCGTCTTCTTCTGTTTCTTAGAATTACCTCCATAGTTGGTTTTTTCTTCCTTATTAATTGTTCGACTGTTTTTATTACagtttttattataattcataatACTTTCCGCAGAATAGTCCAAAGTGTTATCGAAAGTGTTGTTCAAGTAATTTGTACTAATTGGCGTCGTATAGATAAAGCTATTTGTCGAGTACGAGTTGTTTTGGAAGGAGTTATGGGTGTAGGTGtggaaattttgattttgattgacGTAATTGTCATCAACCGAAGGAAAATACGAGCCAATATTCTGCGGATATTTCTTCTCTTCCTGAGGACATTGGTTCCCGATCAAAGCCTCAGCTGAGTAATTGCTGGATATGTTCTTGGTTGAGCTTCTATTTTTTTGGTCGTAAAATACATCGCTGTACGTGTTGACCGGTTTAGTCGACTTATCGACAGTTTTTTCACATCTTTTCAGTTTATTAGTTGTGGTCTTCGTCGATTTACTTCCGCTAAGTCGCCTAGACATGGTTTTTGCAGGAGCTGGATCCGTTTTACTCTGATTAACGAGTTGACTAACTGATAAAAAGTTAGCTTGGTTATCGTACgtttttcttttcgcttctttcgGGCATTTATAGGCGTCATTTTTAGGCTCGGTTAACGGCAAGGCATTGCCTAAAGCCAAATCTCCTACCAAAGTAGGCAAAGTTGGGGTGATAAAATTGTGGCTGGGTTCTAAAAAGTTCGGTAGCTTCGAAGGCGACCAAGTAAAGCGTTTATCTGAAAAATCTGTGGATTTTTTCGTGTCGCATAATGGATTTATCTCAGATTCGGAATTTATACAGGAAGAAAACGAGTAAGATTGGTTCGTGAACGACGGTAAAAAGCAGTCTGACGATTTTTGTTCAGTGGTGGTCATCCAGTTGACTGGTTTATTTTGCATCACTTGTTTTTCTTTGGTGGTGCTACTTCTTCGATCTCGATTAAACGTCGTATCAGATTTCCTATATTCTTGGTAGTTCTCGTAATTCAACGAATAACACGATTTTTCACTCTTGTAATAATTTTGGTTGAAGCTGGTGTCAGCATAGTTGTAATTGCAGTTGGTGTAGAAGGGATTGGTATAATTTTTGTTGTTGCCATTTTCGTATGATGCTGTATGGCACACTTTTGAAGAATCTGAGCGTACCACACTGGTATTGGGTCTATAGGAGGTCGATGTGTAGTTTGAAGTAAAATAACAAGCTTTTTCATCGATAGGTTTAGCACAGGCGTCGTCTATTCCTTTATTATCAGTCGATTTTTGACGTTCTTTAACATTGCAACCGTCTCCAATATTTAAGGATACTTCTTTTGTTGTTGGAACTATTTCGAATGGATTGTTAGTGTAATGGTACGTTTTGGCTGATTTCTCTACATTTTCCAACATTTTTGATGACGTAGAAGCAAACGTAGCTCCACTATTGTCTGCTTGTACATAATGTTTTTGGTTATATTGGTACGTTTTATTCTTTTCGGATTTCTCCACAGTTTGTTCTGCCCTTTCGGGTAATTTTACAGAATTGGTCGAAAACATGTTCAAATTATGTTCATTTTGTAAGAACTGTTTCGGATGATACTGGTAATTGTCCCTTTCTTTGTTTACATCGGATTTTTGTACGTTTTGACCAGAATTCTCAAGTAATTTCGAAGAGAAATTATTCACGTGCAAAAATTCTTTTTGGTCAGGTTTTTGCAAGTTCTGGCTAGAATTGTCTAGTAATTTCGAAGGAAAATTGTTGATGTGGTGTTCATTTTGCAAAAAGTGTTTCGGATTATAACTGAAATTGTCTCTTGTCTTATTAGTATTTAATTTTTCGGTATTTTTTAGTTGTTCATAATTGTCCAGTTCATTTTGTAAGACTGGATAGCGGTATTGCTCCATTTTTTGTCCAGTTGAGCCTTTTTCTAAACTCTGGTTTGGTTTTTCAACAGTCTTTAATGTCATTGGAAAGTTTTTAGTCTGCTCCAAATGTTTGTTGTTATATTGGAATGTTTCTCTCATTTTGGTCACGTCTGAAAGTTTTTCTAAACTTGTACTAATTGATTCGGGCATTTTAGAAGTATTTGACGGGAATGTACTTAGGGGTACTCCATTCTGAGTGTTAAAGGTGTTGTTTATTGGTTCAGCAGCAGCTGAATGCTCTTGTGAAGTAATATTATTGACTGTATTAACTCTGGATGTTTTACaatctttaaaattaatttcttcgATACTTTCCTTGCATAAATTTCCAGCAGAGATGTTGTAGCTTACATTCATACTATTGGCCAACAAATTTTCTTGAATCAAATTACTATACTGCTCGGTGTTGGTCCCTTTTCTTTCTGAACTATTTTTCTGCTCCAATACTCCCGGTAGTTCATTTGTAGGTGCTTGGAAGGCATTGAGGTCCATCATGTTGCAAGAATCCTGTTGATTGAACATATTAACTTGTTGGTTTATTACCGGATTGTTGTCCAATTGATCAGGTTTCGAAAACACTTCAAAATTGTTGCCCAATTCTTCGTTACTTTTAGTTTTACTCTCCTCATTTGCGTTGTTGTTTTTTTCCGTTTCGTTTTCTTCTCTCGTACCGTTTTCAAGTTTTGTGTTGTAGTACATATCCTTAGAATTGAAAAACGAGAAGTTTTCTAGACTAAGTAAAGCTTCGTTATTTGAGGGTTTTGAACTGTTATCCATGCCAATTTGTAGTAAGGTAGGAGTTTCTCTTTGACTATCTGAATTATCTTCATCGATGACTTCTGTGACTTTAATGGACGACACAATTGGAAATGCCAGAAGAAAAGCTGCAGTTGGTGATGTTGATTCCATGTTTTGACAACCGGGAGGTACTTGCAAAGAGGCAAAAATGTCGTTCGACAAATCTGAATGTACAAGATTAAGATCGATATTTTTCATGTTTTCCTCGTGTATAGTATTGCTAACTGTAGTTAAACAAGGTGTCGTACACGAGACAGTAATTGGTGTTGTAGTGCAAGTCACCATTGAAGACTCGCTAGATACTAAAAGAGGACAACTAGGAGATGAAGTATCTTTATTTGTGGCAGCTTTGTCTGATGTATCATCGGATGTAACTTCCTTTTGTATGTTGTTCGACTTATTTAAAGACTTATTAGATTTGTCTACTTCGTCTATTAATTTCAAAGTTTGGTCAGCTGCAGAAGCTTCTGGAATCAAGTTGTTACTAGACATTGTCGGAACTAAATCTGAAGACGGATTATTATTTGTACTGGAAACGGTTTCGTTGGTGTTGGTAGTGGCTACTACAATTTCTGACGTTTCTGTAGGTTTCTCCTCTGCTGTTTTGTTTTTATCGAcaattattttgtcatttttgttaGTACTATCTTTCTGTTTTTCACAATTGTCACAAATTTTACTCTTTTTTAATGCTTTATCGTGTTTTTCGTTAAGCTTCCGTTTCACGCCAGTATTTTTAACTGATTTGACTTTTGGTAGTGTATTCTTATCAATTCTCTCCTGGCTCTTCTTAAGTATAGACGTATTGGCATATTTCGACGTTAAAGCAGGTataggtattttatttatttgtgtgGTGTTCGTTACGCACGATTTTATGGGTTGATTTTTCCGTATTAGTTTGTTAACATTCGGCGAAGAATGAATAGCAGCATTTGTAGAATTGAGGGGAACGGGCGGAACGATAACTTGGGGTTGTGATACCAAAGAAATGATATTTCCGTTTGCCAAAATTAGTGTACCAGGCCCTAAGGTTGACAATGCAGGATTTGTAGGAGTCACTGTACGTTTCGCCGGCGATTTTTTGGGTTTTCGTGCTTTTGAGCCTGCTACAATACTTTATTAGTTAGTAATAGGATCAGATAAACGTTTTAAACTAGCCTAACACTTTGCCAGATCTTAATATGTTCACTAATCTTTATACggcaataaaaatagtaataacaTAATATCTGCTCTATTCTAAAAAtgaattaatagttatttaaccaacaagtgtattaataaggctcgcttcgctcgcgcgttaatatatctcaattgttaatcgccattttaattcacgagttcgttacaaaacttttccgtcgaccgtacttttcagaaataaaaatatcttagtttaaatttttatttacttaacgataaataatgacatacaatgacagacagtacttacagcggctacttcattttaaataattttttagtgggaatataaataggtatgtttggttgcctacaccacaggtaactgccaatcacagagcgttaaatgtggttaaattaatttatacaagcaatgtatgttgcctataatgaaatcgttcattaatagaaaatcattcattaataggggtcattaatcaatgattttgagggtgttaaaattaatcataaatggacggtcgacggaaaaaacaatttaatcaataaaatttaatccaAAAACCTGTGAAATGCATGTAAAGAATTAAAAAGAACAAACTAAACAAATTCTTCACAGAAGGAGTACATAAAACTAATGTAGGTGTACACAAATGTTTCACATTTACTTggaaaaaaattttattgatggtagcagtcattaaaaaaataaatatgtgaaagtttcAGCATAAAACACACGAAAATTAACATATTGAAAATAAACGTttggaaataaaatattagagaaTATGTTTAATTAATAATCATCAAACAAACATATTTTTTCGAGACTAGGGGAGAGGCTGGAACAGTGGCCAGTCAGGTACAGTGGtcacttttaaatattttgttgttgCTTGATAGATACCGACGCGCCATCTAGTACAAACGCTAACAATTTTAGTCACAGTAGTCGCTTACTACGCTTGACCCCTGCACCATCACAATTTTGATCACCACCAGAACCATTTTGTATACGAACCTGTTGAGAGGTGTGTTGTGTAGAAGTAGCAGGTAAGTTTAAAAATCTTTTCAACCAATAataatatacagtaaaacctcgatataacggactacttggggggatggggtgtccgttaaagccgaaagtccgttatataaaaatatatttaaaataaatcaaaacttttttttaaatatgtaaatgtATGTACACTGTATTCAGATACAAACATTaacgttctcaaaatacaaacattagtaaattaaacaatttttttttcttccacaCACGCTACTGCCCTTAATAAAAGATCGTTTTTTGACGTCATGTCACTTTAACCGTACTTCTAAACTGAAAGCAAAATTACTTGTGAATATCGGTCTGGAGTGTACGGCTTTACCTTACTGCAAACATGCAGAGACTTCCTTCTTGGTGTGTGGGGACCTTTAtgctaaattttattgaaattttttgtaaaatacagtGGTGTGGGACGGGTTAAGCATGTAATATTAacattatgtttttatttttttttacatttgaccggattttttgtccgttatatccgaagtccgttaaatagaggtccgttatatcgaggttttactgtacataTTAAATGTTCTGTATGTTTTGTGGTATACAGTATAGTATTTAAAACTTGCAGGTGATGCAAATTATGATCTATCTTCAAAGCAGTAGATTTTAGGTTATGCCTCCTAAACAATGAGCTTTTGGTACAATGGTCACACACTTATGCAGGAACAGTGACTACTGCTTTTGACAAAAAAAGTGGTGGCCACTGTTCCTACATACGTTTGTAAAAAGCAGTCgtcatttttctttttacaaaaagtatccaaaataattttgtttcagaTAGTAATATGCCacggaaaataccaaaaaatcacgCTATTGGAAAAACTACAGATGAAAATATGAGAAAAGCAATTTATGATGTTTGGGAAGGTGGATTATCACAAAAGGCTGCTGTTTTAAAATACGACATTCCACGCACTATGTTTAGGAGATATTTTAAAAAGTgcaacgaaaataaaaataataaagattggATTTCAGATGTTTTTGAGGGAGCGCCAAGATTGACCCCAAATTATGGTATCAATCAAATTTTTTCTTCAACCGAGGAAAAAGAACTGAGTAAGTATTTACAGACGATGACCAAGCTTCATCATGGTCTCAATCCGAAAGGTGCCAGACAACTAGCTTATGATTTTGCAATTGCTAACAGGAAAAATATACCAACTTCATGGGAAGAAAACAAGATGGCAGGCAAGTTTTAGTTTACAAGTTTTATGAAACGAAATTCAGAATTATCATTACAATCAGAAGAAGCAACTTCACATTAACAACTAGTCACATATACAATATTGACGAAACAGCACTAACAACTGTGCAAGATACATGAAAAGCAATAGCCAAAAAGGGACAGAAAAAAGTAGGCCATATAGTTTCAAATTAAAGAGGCACTTTGGTAACCATGTGCAATGCAATAAACGCTATAGGTAATTCGATTCCGCCGTTTTTAGTGTACCCTAGTAAATTTTTTGAAGATTATATGGTTAAAAACGCACCTCCAGGCTCCCAGGGGTGTGCTACACCATCTGTAAGGATGACAGCAGAATTATTTGAACACTGAATGATACATTTTGTCAAACATACTAATCCTATAAAGGAATCTCCCATTTTACTAATCATAGACAACCATGAGAGCCATGTTTCTTTAGCATCTATTAAATgtgcaaaagaaaataatataatcttGTTGACTTTGCCGCCACATACTAATCATCGCCTTCAGGCACTAGATAAAGCTGTATTTGGTCCTCTGAAGAAATATTACTCACATGGTTATCAAAATTGGTTATTGAAACATCCTGGAAAGAGGATAACAATTTACGACATAGCAGAAATTTTGAGTGACGCTTATCCACTTGCTTTCTGTCTCACAAATGTGGTATCAGCTTTTAAAGCTACTGAGGTATTTCCATTCAATGATAACATTTTTAATGATGATGATTTTATGGCTTCAACCATAACACACATgctaaacatacatcaagaagaACAACAATCAAATAATGCAACTGTTAGCGATATACCACAAATGGACATTCAGTTCCCTTCAACATCCACTTGTCCAGATAAAATACCAGAAACAAATCAGaaacatccatcgaaaataacaTCTGAAAAGAAAACTGTTTTTTATGAAATGATGGCAACTTCCAAGGACACACCCGAAAATCGATTTACTTCCACTGTATTACTTCAACCAT includes these proteins:
- the LOC140449951 gene encoding uncharacterized protein, coding for MSTSDSSKRIRFTSDDDLCLLKQVLGQNPLTYPENWRIVQENMRSTTGKFFIIRTLKDHLFLLLDIWKKKTEADQKRSGVEEMYSERDKCLQEIADMCADLTLAPPPKKRRAISKEKQIIELGRKMRDNHSSVYIESETRDSTQLVEVDHSYVILPEHQAEEVVVENVVAEEVESMQNTPYIPRTLGKAEENKKQIMGPVKRRQNKSVLLRTNGLDYLNRKNEKDFNIRARELAIEEKKTELEERRLKLEEEKLRFQEKKWENEHNETKLHREFERQKMKEDLAEKRSTIALIESQTKIIESLLKRLQKYED
- the LOC140450052 gene encoding uncharacterized protein; translated protein: MDYDLEALILANAHDDDIEFIILNNIVGEHVLLPQNEEFNLENMSEADVKVNFRFSKQDIPTLARALRLPDFIRTNTRNSVSGVMALCILLRRLAYPSRLKDLQLLFNLSPQSLSQIINYMVAFISENHADHLTDLRNVPWLNEGRMEMYAEAVRIRGGAVQNCWGFIDGTTRAICRPTVNQEDYYSGHKRQHCLKYQSIMCPDGIIINLKGAYIGRRHDAGIFRESNIYNELEAVATFGNRNYVLYGDQAYPISNLLLCPYPNRQGLPQHQQAFNNSMKVIRTAVEWGFQKVLAQFAFLDFKKNQKLLLQDLQDMYKVGVVLNNCHTCLYGSQTTRFFGVVPPTLENYLQMQ